The Micromonospora krabiensis genome window below encodes:
- a CDS encoding acetyltransferase — MRDLVIVGAGGFARETAAAVHAVNHVRPTWRLRGFLDDDAALHGTTRAGLPILGGTDHLADLPETAVVVCVGSPRDYRARRRVVRRLDLPAPRYATVVHPSAQVGAGSVLGPGTVLLAGVVLTADVTVGAHVAVMPHAVLTHDDRVDDHATIASGVRLGGGAVLRLGAYVGAGALVREGVTVGAWSLVGMGSVVLRDVPQGEVWAGNPARRLRAADPGPTGPGAERSWARSTSEAPVGVGEVSTPPVALGELAEQRVVGS; from the coding sequence ATGCGCGACCTCGTCATCGTCGGCGCGGGCGGCTTCGCGCGGGAGACGGCCGCCGCGGTCCACGCCGTCAACCACGTCCGCCCGACGTGGCGGCTGCGCGGGTTCCTCGACGACGACGCCGCGCTGCACGGCACCACCCGCGCCGGCCTGCCGATCCTCGGCGGCACCGACCACCTCGCCGACCTGCCGGAGACGGCCGTCGTCGTCTGCGTCGGCAGTCCCCGCGACTACCGCGCCCGGCGACGCGTCGTGCGACGGTTGGACCTGCCGGCTCCCCGGTACGCCACGGTCGTCCACCCCAGCGCCCAGGTCGGCGCCGGCAGCGTCCTCGGCCCCGGCACGGTGCTGCTCGCCGGGGTGGTGCTGACCGCGGACGTGACCGTCGGCGCGCACGTCGCGGTCATGCCGCACGCGGTCCTCACCCATGACGACCGGGTCGACGACCACGCCACCATCGCCTCCGGGGTGCGCCTCGGCGGCGGCGCGGTGCTGCGCCTCGGCGCGTACGTCGGCGCCGGCGCGCTGGTCCGCGAGGGCGTCACCGTCGGCGCGTGGTCGCTGGTGGGGATGGGCTCCGTGGTGCTGCGCGACGTGCCGCAGGGCGAGGTCTGGGCGGGCAACCCGGCCCGCCGGCTGCGCGCCGCCGACCCCGGCCCGACCGGGCCGGGCGCGGAGCGGTCGTGGGCGCGGTCCACGTCGGAGGCGCCGGTCGGGGTGGGCGAGGTGTCGACGCCGCCGGTGGCGTTGGGGGAACTGGCCGAGCAGAGGGTTGTGGGGAGCTGA
- a CDS encoding glycosyltransferase family 2 protein translates to MPMYELRNKVLLGHTAIGLRRLELAETRRLLATLPHGRRPKATVAVVLLTYRRPEHLRRAVDSVLAQTMRDLVLVVVDDGGGLPPLPDDPRLFPVSLARNVNVLGVSRNIGMRLTDSPFVAFIDDDNLWYPRHLEVALARLTAPDAPDGVYTAMRRVLPDGTEYDVLSQPFDRDLAKNTAFLDSNPFVVRRTGDVWFSRIRRVSATLPKEDWEMMYRHSRRHRIEHIPEATVQYLVNPGSYWTNWEPEPGRA, encoded by the coding sequence ATGCCCATGTACGAGCTGCGCAACAAGGTCCTGCTCGGGCACACGGCGATCGGGCTGCGCCGGCTGGAGCTGGCCGAGACACGTCGGCTGCTGGCCACGTTGCCGCACGGCCGCCGCCCGAAGGCCACCGTCGCCGTGGTGCTGCTGACCTACCGCCGACCCGAGCACCTGCGCCGGGCTGTCGACTCGGTGCTGGCCCAGACCATGCGTGACCTGGTGCTGGTGGTGGTGGACGACGGCGGTGGGCTCCCGCCGTTGCCGGACGACCCCCGCCTGTTCCCGGTGAGCCTGGCCCGCAACGTCAACGTCCTCGGTGTCAGCCGCAACATCGGCATGCGGCTGACCGACTCGCCGTTCGTCGCCTTCATCGACGACGACAACCTCTGGTACCCCCGGCACCTGGAGGTCGCGCTCGCCCGGCTCACCGCCCCGGACGCGCCCGACGGGGTCTACACGGCCATGCGCCGGGTGCTTCCCGACGGCACCGAGTACGACGTGCTCTCCCAGCCGTTCGACCGGGACCTCGCCAAGAACACGGCGTTCCTCGACAGCAACCCGTTCGTCGTCCGGCGCACCGGCGACGTCTGGTTCAGCCGGATCCGGCGCGTCTCCGCCACCCTCCCGAAGGAGGACTGGGAGATGATGTACCGGCACAGCCGGCGGCACCGCATCGAACACATCCCCGAGGCGACGGTGCAGTACCTGGTCAACCCCGGCAGCTACTGGACCAACTGGGAGCCCGAGCCGGGCCGGGCGTAG
- a CDS encoding oligosaccharide flippase family protein, protein MTQPDAAAVQAPPADDLGGKVRRGLAWGTIGSLALRLGNFGLGVVMARLLAPEEFGVFAVALTIQVILTALVELGMTSDLVRHGSIAERGPTAATIAVVVSVCLAGATSALAGPLASAMGSADAAPVVRVMSLTLVLVGLATVPYAVIQRDFRQSAQFAVDGAGLVVSVVLTPLLAVLGFGAMSLALARVASQGVSTVIQFVVARTRPRFGFRREIAGSLVRFGLPLASANLLSWMVMNAPFAVVGRTGGALMLGFYVLAFNMASWPMLTLGQAIRVVALPGFAQITDVRRRADALPRAIGLSWSVALLVGVGLSTLASVVIPLIYGDRWLPAAQALGGLAFFGSLRIVLDLVTTYLIAVGATRAVLVIQAVWLVVLVPAMAIGISGWGLAGAGWAHVVIGVLVVLPAYAIALRPHGLQLGAALRNLAVPLLAGVPATAAGLLAVDLVHDRLLALLLGGSVTTVVYAALLLRWARRRLAELKAVGSADAPQERPEIALVSP, encoded by the coding sequence ATGACGCAGCCTGACGCCGCGGCGGTCCAGGCGCCGCCCGCCGACGACCTCGGCGGCAAGGTCCGGCGGGGTCTGGCCTGGGGAACGATCGGCAGCCTCGCCCTGCGCCTCGGGAACTTCGGCCTCGGCGTGGTGATGGCCCGGCTGCTCGCGCCGGAGGAGTTCGGCGTCTTCGCCGTCGCGCTGACGATCCAGGTGATCCTGACGGCGCTGGTCGAGCTCGGGATGACCTCCGACCTCGTCCGTCACGGGTCGATCGCCGAGCGCGGGCCGACCGCGGCGACCATCGCGGTCGTTGTGAGCGTGTGCCTGGCCGGTGCCACGTCGGCGCTCGCCGGCCCGCTGGCGAGCGCGATGGGCAGTGCCGACGCCGCGCCGGTCGTCCGGGTCATGTCGTTGACCCTGGTGCTCGTCGGCCTGGCCACGGTGCCGTACGCGGTGATCCAGCGCGACTTCCGGCAGTCGGCGCAGTTCGCCGTCGACGGCGCCGGCCTGGTGGTGTCCGTCGTCCTCACCCCGCTGCTGGCCGTCCTCGGCTTCGGCGCGATGTCCCTCGCGCTCGCCCGGGTCGCCTCGCAGGGCGTCTCCACCGTCATCCAGTTCGTGGTGGCGCGGACCCGGCCGCGGTTCGGTTTCCGGCGGGAGATCGCCGGATCGCTCGTCCGGTTCGGCCTGCCCCTCGCGTCGGCGAACCTGCTGTCGTGGATGGTGATGAACGCGCCGTTCGCCGTGGTCGGCCGCACCGGCGGGGCGCTGATGCTCGGCTTCTACGTGCTGGCGTTCAACATGGCGTCCTGGCCGATGCTCACCCTCGGCCAGGCGATCCGGGTGGTGGCCCTGCCGGGGTTCGCCCAGATCACCGACGTCCGCCGCCGGGCCGACGCGCTGCCCCGCGCGATCGGCCTGAGCTGGTCGGTGGCGTTGCTGGTGGGTGTGGGGCTGTCCACCCTGGCGAGCGTCGTCATCCCGCTGATCTACGGGGACCGCTGGCTGCCCGCCGCGCAGGCGTTGGGGGGCCTCGCGTTCTTCGGCTCGCTGCGGATCGTCCTGGACCTCGTCACCACGTACCTCATCGCGGTCGGGGCGACGCGCGCGGTCCTCGTCATCCAGGCGGTGTGGCTCGTCGTGCTGGTGCCCGCGATGGCGATCGGCATCAGCGGGTGGGGGCTGGCCGGCGCCGGTTGGGCGCACGTCGTGATCGGTGTCCTGGTCGTGCTGCCCGCGTACGCGATCGCCCTGCGCCCGCACGGCCTGCAGCTCGGCGCGGCGTTGCGGAACCTCGCCGTGCCGCTGCTGGCCGGTGTCCCGGCGACGGCGGCCGGGCTGCTCGCCGTCGACCTGGTCCACGACCGCCTGCTGGCCCTGCTGCTCGGTGGGTCGGTCACCACCGTCGTGTACGCCGCCCTGCTGCTCCGCTGGGCGCGCCGCCGGCTGGCGGAGCTGAAGGCCGTCGGCAGCGCCGACGCGCCCCAGGAGCGTCCCGAGATCGCCCTCGTCTCACCCTGA
- a CDS encoding DegT/DnrJ/EryC1/StrS family aminotransferase: MIPQLGEEEAQAAAEAVRSGWVAQGPRVARFEREFAALVGADHGVAVSSCTTALHLALVLWGVGPGDEVVVPSFSFIATANAVRYVGATPVFADVDLATGNVTVATVDAVRTPRTRAVIAVHQGGVPFDVAALRAAADRWGVVLVEDAACAAGSTAYGRPVGAGATVSAWSFHPRKLLTTGEGGMVTLDDPEGAARLRRLREHGMNVSAADRHASAQPVLEAYLETAFNYRMTDIQAAIGLVQLDRLTGLVAQRRALAARYQDLLADVDGLVPVRDPAHGETNYQSFWVRVDPAYGVGRDEVLAELAAAGVSARRGIMAAHLEPAYADVTPAPLPVTERLTRDSLILPLHHALTEDDQDHVVGVLRKLAR; this comes from the coding sequence ATGATCCCGCAGCTCGGCGAGGAGGAGGCGCAGGCCGCCGCCGAGGCGGTCCGCTCCGGCTGGGTCGCCCAGGGACCCCGGGTGGCCCGCTTCGAGCGCGAGTTCGCCGCGCTGGTCGGCGCCGACCACGGCGTCGCGGTCAGCTCCTGCACGACCGCGCTGCACCTGGCGCTGGTGCTGTGGGGCGTCGGCCCGGGCGACGAGGTGGTCGTCCCGTCGTTCTCCTTCATCGCCACCGCCAACGCCGTGCGCTACGTCGGGGCGACACCGGTCTTCGCCGACGTCGACCTCGCCACCGGCAACGTGACCGTGGCGACCGTCGACGCGGTCCGCACCCCCCGTACCCGCGCGGTCATCGCCGTGCACCAGGGTGGCGTGCCGTTCGACGTGGCCGCGCTGCGCGCCGCCGCCGACCGCTGGGGCGTGGTGCTGGTCGAGGACGCCGCCTGCGCGGCCGGCTCGACCGCGTACGGGCGGCCCGTCGGGGCCGGCGCGACGGTCTCGGCCTGGTCGTTCCACCCCCGCAAGCTGCTCACCACCGGTGAGGGCGGGATGGTGACGCTGGACGACCCGGAGGGGGCGGCCCGCCTGCGCCGGCTGCGGGAACACGGGATGAACGTGTCCGCCGCCGACCGGCACGCCAGCGCCCAGCCGGTGCTGGAGGCGTACCTGGAGACCGCGTTCAACTACCGGATGACCGACATCCAGGCGGCGATCGGGCTGGTCCAGCTCGACCGGCTGACCGGGCTGGTCGCGCAGCGACGCGCCCTCGCCGCCCGCTACCAGGACCTCCTCGCCGACGTCGACGGTCTGGTGCCGGTCCGCGACCCCGCCCACGGTGAGACCAACTACCAGTCGTTCTGGGTACGCGTCGACCCGGCGTACGGGGTCGGCCGCGACGAGGTCCTCGCGGAGCTGGCCGCGGCCGGGGTGTCCGCCCGGCGGGGCATCATGGCCGCCCACCTGGAACCCGCGTACGCGGACGTGACGCCCGCGCCGCTGCCCGTCACCGAGCGGCTCACCCGCGACTCGCTGATCCTGCCGCTGCACCACGCGCTGACCGAGGACGACCAGGACCACGTCGTCGGCGTGCTGCGCAAGCTGGCCCGCTGA
- a CDS encoding glycosyltransferase: MSEQPPTGSATTGQPGPSRAGAVRPLVMWAQRRAHLLPAPARRGLGQLARTLIHDRGAAAPEADWRVPLVAGGTGDIEDLGPTAEPPARDVPNARAKPATVRRCAVVTGPDKGGAEEFAAFLARRLPERGIETVFVRAADTADDDPLLRTLAAAGVPTVTALPGDQRWLRTVDPDVVSAHCAPDWALDAVAAAGVPWVETLHGMHAFMHPHTWPGERERARRVTAQVAVSDLVRRQYLAVNPDYPADRVVTVPNGVDLDRAPRVDRTLARRALGLTDEFLFVSLARYSLQKNTYGLVSAFAEVAAAHPGTHLLVAGHTDDGPYTQQIMRLARSLPAADRIHLRALCRNPSGLLAAADAFVLDSYFEGWSLASMQAMAAGLPVVLSDVGGAREQLGPDGAWGHLVGNPGGDPSRIGWAEIGATRFRTQVNRAELVAAMSAVVRDRAAWADRREELAERGRTRFPADACLRRHADVLLGYARPGSGSQLVQ, translated from the coding sequence ATGAGCGAGCAGCCGCCGACGGGTTCCGCGACGACCGGTCAGCCGGGCCCGTCCCGGGCCGGCGCGGTCCGTCCACTGGTCATGTGGGCGCAGCGCCGCGCCCATCTGCTTCCCGCGCCCGCCCGGCGGGGTCTGGGACAGCTGGCCCGGACGCTGATCCACGACCGGGGCGCGGCTGCGCCGGAGGCGGACTGGCGGGTTCCGCTGGTCGCCGGCGGCACGGGCGACATCGAGGACCTCGGCCCGACTGCGGAGCCGCCCGCGCGCGACGTGCCAAACGCGCGGGCGAAGCCCGCCACGGTTCGCCGCTGCGCGGTCGTCACCGGCCCGGACAAGGGCGGGGCGGAGGAGTTCGCCGCGTTCCTGGCCCGACGCCTGCCGGAGCGGGGCATCGAGACGGTGTTCGTCCGCGCCGCTGACACCGCCGACGACGACCCGCTGCTGCGCACCCTCGCGGCGGCCGGCGTGCCCACCGTGACCGCGCTCCCCGGCGACCAGCGGTGGCTGCGGACGGTCGACCCGGACGTCGTCAGCGCGCACTGCGCCCCCGACTGGGCGCTCGACGCGGTCGCCGCCGCGGGCGTGCCGTGGGTGGAGACCCTGCACGGCATGCACGCCTTCATGCATCCCCACACATGGCCGGGCGAGCGCGAGCGGGCCCGCCGGGTCACCGCGCAGGTCGCGGTCAGCGACCTCGTCCGTCGCCAGTACCTGGCGGTGAACCCGGACTATCCGGCCGACCGCGTGGTCACCGTGCCCAACGGCGTCGACCTCGACCGGGCGCCCCGCGTCGACCGGACCCTCGCCCGGCGCGCGCTCGGCCTCACCGACGAGTTCCTGTTCGTCTCGCTGGCCCGCTACAGCCTCCAGAAGAACACGTACGGGCTGGTGTCGGCGTTCGCCGAGGTGGCCGCCGCGCACCCGGGTACGCACCTGCTGGTGGCCGGCCACACCGACGACGGGCCGTACACCCAGCAGATCATGCGGCTCGCGCGGTCGCTGCCGGCGGCCGACCGCATCCACCTGCGCGCGCTGTGCCGCAACCCGTCGGGGCTGCTGGCCGCCGCGGACGCCTTCGTCCTGGACTCGTACTTCGAGGGCTGGTCGCTCGCCTCGATGCAGGCGATGGCGGCGGGCCTGCCGGTGGTCCTGAGCGACGTCGGTGGCGCCCGCGAGCAGCTGGGGCCGGACGGCGCGTGGGGTCACCTGGTCGGGAACCCGGGCGGTGACCCGTCGCGGATCGGCTGGGCGGAGATCGGTGCGACCCGGTTCCGCACCCAGGTCAACCGGGCCGAGCTCGTCGCCGCCATGTCGGCGGTCGTGCGGGACCGGGCGGCGTGGGCCGACCGGCGGGAGGAACTGGCGGAGCGGGGGCGGACCCGGTTTCCCGCGGACGCCTGCCTCCGCCGGCACGCCGACGTGCTGCTCGGCTACGCCCGGCCCGGCTCGGGCTCCCAGTTGGTCCAGTAG
- a CDS encoding TolB family protein, with protein MSVRARMTVMVAVLLVAVLGAGGYVWRERQSQAHSRATATVPTRTDLAAVRAQPHLVFRSTALGDGYGRVAAVPLSAPDGPRALTPASCERVYATAAEAICLSAERGVVTTYRAQLLDRDWQPQRDLPLTGIPSRARLSRDGSLVATTTFVFGDSYANPGQFSTRTVVSRSRAEVVGDLETFRLVVDGRTVTAADRNLWGVTFADDDRFYATAASGGKTWLVEGRLSTRQLTALRRDAECPSLSPDRTRIAFKKHGDLPPGRWRLAVYDLATGAETLLAETRSVDDQVEWLDDRQVVYGLARQSEGTASSDVWRVAADGSGSPQVLVPDAWSPAVVR; from the coding sequence ATGAGCGTCCGGGCCCGGATGACGGTCATGGTGGCGGTGCTGCTGGTCGCCGTCCTCGGCGCCGGCGGCTACGTGTGGCGGGAACGGCAGTCCCAGGCCCACTCGCGGGCGACCGCCACGGTGCCCACCCGCACCGACCTGGCGGCGGTGCGGGCCCAGCCGCACCTGGTCTTCCGCAGCACCGCGCTCGGCGACGGCTACGGCCGGGTGGCGGCGGTGCCGCTGTCCGCGCCCGACGGGCCCCGCGCGCTCACCCCCGCCTCCTGCGAGCGGGTCTACGCCACGGCGGCGGAGGCGATCTGCCTCTCCGCGGAGCGGGGCGTGGTGACCACGTACCGGGCGCAACTGCTCGACCGGGACTGGCAGCCGCAGCGGGACCTGCCGCTCACCGGCATCCCCAGCCGGGCCCGACTGTCCCGCGACGGTTCCCTCGTCGCCACGACCACGTTCGTGTTCGGCGACTCGTACGCCAACCCGGGACAGTTCTCCACCCGTACGGTCGTGAGCCGGTCCCGGGCCGAGGTCGTCGGCGACCTGGAGACGTTCCGGCTCGTGGTGGACGGCCGGACGGTCACGGCGGCCGACCGGAACCTGTGGGGCGTCACCTTTGCCGACGACGACCGCTTCTACGCCACCGCCGCGAGCGGTGGGAAGACCTGGCTGGTGGAGGGCCGCCTGTCGACGCGGCAGCTGACCGCGCTGCGGCGCGACGCCGAATGCCCCTCGCTGTCGCCGGACCGGACCCGAATCGCCTTCAAGAAGCACGGCGACCTGCCCCCGGGCCGGTGGCGCCTCGCCGTCTACGACCTGGCCACCGGCGCGGAGACGCTGCTCGCCGAGACCCGCAGCGTCGACGACCAGGTGGAGTGGCTGGACGACCGGCAGGTCGTCTACGGCCTGGCCCGGCAGAGCGAGGGCACCGCGAGCAGCGACGTCTGGCGGGTGGCCGCCGACGGCAGCGGATCGCCCCAGGTGCTCGTGCCCGACGCGTGGTCGCCCGCCGTGGTGCGCTGA
- a CDS encoding DegT/DnrJ/EryC1/StrS family aminotransferase, with the protein MSGIPLVDLAAAHAEVAEEVEAGFKRVIADTAFVGGAEVAAFEREYAAFSGVPHCVGVANGTDALELALRAVGVGPGAEVILPTNTFIATAEAVARAGARPVLVDCDPDTYLIDVEAALAAVTPATRAVVPVHLYGQLAPVERLRAGLAGRDVAIVEDAAQCQGATRHGRGAGVDGIAATSFYPGKNLGAYGDAGAVVTADADLATAVRTLGSHGGLTKYTHDVIGVNSRLDGLQAVVLRAKLARLAAWNDARRAAAARYDALLESVDVVRPVTLPGNEHVWHIYCVRVPGDGDPRRRDEVLARLNAAGVGAGIHYPVPVHRTPAFAGLGHPRGAFPRAERIAAQLLSLPIYPQITVDQQERVADALVSALGG; encoded by the coding sequence ATGTCGGGAATTCCGCTCGTCGATCTCGCCGCCGCGCACGCGGAGGTCGCGGAGGAGGTGGAGGCCGGCTTCAAGCGGGTCATCGCCGACACGGCCTTCGTGGGTGGCGCCGAGGTCGCCGCGTTCGAACGGGAGTACGCGGCGTTCAGCGGCGTACCGCACTGCGTCGGGGTGGCCAACGGCACCGACGCGCTGGAGCTGGCGCTGCGCGCCGTCGGGGTGGGCCCCGGGGCCGAGGTGATCCTGCCGACGAACACGTTCATCGCCACCGCCGAGGCCGTCGCCCGCGCCGGCGCGCGCCCCGTGCTGGTCGACTGTGACCCCGACACGTACCTGATCGACGTCGAGGCGGCGCTGGCCGCGGTCACGCCCGCCACCCGCGCGGTCGTCCCGGTGCACCTCTACGGTCAGCTCGCGCCGGTGGAGCGGCTGCGGGCCGGTCTGGCCGGTCGCGACGTCGCGATCGTGGAGGACGCCGCGCAGTGCCAGGGCGCCACCCGGCACGGGCGGGGCGCCGGCGTCGACGGCATCGCCGCGACGAGCTTCTACCCGGGCAAGAACCTCGGGGCGTACGGCGACGCGGGCGCGGTGGTCACCGCCGACGCCGACCTCGCCACGGCGGTCCGCACGCTGGGCAGCCACGGCGGCCTCACCAAGTACACGCACGACGTGATCGGGGTCAACAGTCGCCTCGACGGCCTCCAGGCGGTGGTGCTCCGCGCCAAGCTGGCCCGACTGGCCGCGTGGAACGACGCGCGGCGCGCCGCCGCGGCCCGCTACGACGCGCTGCTGGAGTCCGTGGACGTGGTCCGCCCGGTGACCCTGCCCGGCAACGAGCACGTCTGGCACATCTACTGCGTCCGGGTGCCCGGCGACGGCGACCCGCGGCGGCGGGACGAGGTGCTGGCGCGGCTCAACGCCGCCGGTGTCGGCGCGGGCATCCACTACCCGGTGCCGGTGCACCGTACGCCCGCGTTCGCCGGCCTCGGGCACCCGCGGGGCGCCTTCCCCCGGGCGGAGCGGATCGCGGCGCAGTTGCTCTCCCTGCCTATCTACCCGCAGATCACCGTCGACCAGCAGGAGCGGGTGGCCGACGCCCTCGTCTCGGCGCTCGGCGGGTAG
- a CDS encoding MFS transporter: MYISVRDRPAGGRSEPTGTRAPRVAGTVVLLGVVSLLTDVSSEMVSSVLPLYLTAVVGLSPIAYGFVDGIYQGVSALVRIAGGYAGDRGGRPKLVAVAGYGISALSRIALLPAAGYAAITTVITADRLGKGLRTAPRDALIVEASPPAMLGRAFGVHRALDTLGAAIGPLLAFALLASLPGGYDSIFVVSFAFATVGVAVLVLFVPNLRTAAGTARVGLRRVVREVAGRRLRGPLLAAGLLGLLTVGDGFLYLALQDRDDFAARWFPLLYVGTNLAYLALAVPLGRLADRVGRARVLVAGHLVLPVCYLLAALPHGGLALTVVVLLLLGVFYAASDGVLPALVSRLVSAETRGSGIAAAQTVVALARFASSVLFGLLWTLSGPRPALLLFGALLLGIVPLAAWLLRGAETREVPA; the protein is encoded by the coding sequence GTGTACATCTCGGTCCGCGACCGGCCGGCCGGCGGGCGGAGCGAACCCACCGGCACCCGGGCCCCCCGCGTGGCCGGAACGGTGGTGCTCCTCGGCGTCGTCAGCCTGCTCACCGACGTGTCGTCGGAGATGGTGTCGTCGGTGCTGCCGCTCTACCTGACCGCCGTGGTCGGGCTCAGCCCCATCGCGTACGGCTTCGTCGACGGCATCTACCAGGGCGTCAGCGCGCTGGTCCGGATCGCGGGCGGCTACGCCGGCGACCGCGGCGGGCGGCCGAAGCTCGTCGCGGTCGCCGGCTACGGCATCTCCGCGTTGAGCCGCATCGCGTTGCTGCCGGCCGCCGGCTACGCCGCGATCACCACCGTCATCACCGCCGACCGCCTCGGCAAGGGGCTGCGGACGGCACCCCGCGACGCCCTGATCGTCGAGGCGTCGCCGCCCGCGATGCTCGGCCGGGCGTTCGGGGTGCACCGCGCCCTCGACACCCTCGGCGCCGCGATCGGCCCGCTGCTGGCGTTCGCGCTGCTGGCCAGCCTGCCCGGCGGCTACGACTCGATCTTCGTGGTGTCGTTCGCGTTCGCCACGGTGGGCGTGGCGGTGCTGGTGCTGTTCGTGCCGAACCTGCGGACCGCCGCCGGGACGGCCCGGGTCGGGCTGCGCCGGGTCGTCCGCGAGGTCGCCGGTCGCCGGCTGCGCGGACCCTTGCTGGCGGCCGGGCTGCTGGGCCTGCTGACGGTCGGCGACGGCTTCCTCTACCTCGCGCTGCAGGACCGGGACGACTTCGCGGCCCGCTGGTTCCCCCTGCTGTACGTGGGCACCAACCTCGCGTACCTGGCGCTGGCCGTGCCGCTGGGCCGCCTCGCCGACCGGGTGGGGCGCGCCCGTGTCCTCGTGGCCGGCCACCTCGTGCTGCCGGTGTGCTACCTGCTGGCCGCCCTGCCGCACGGCGGTCTGGCCCTGACCGTGGTCGTCCTGCTGCTGCTCGGGGTCTTCTACGCCGCCAGCGACGGCGTGCTGCCCGCCCTGGTGAGCCGCCTGGTCTCGGCCGAGACCCGGGGCAGCGGCATCGCCGCCGCGCAGACCGTGGTGGCGCTGGCCCGCTTCGCCTCGTCGGTCCTGTTCGGTCTGCTCTGGACGCTGTCGGGCCCCCGACCCGCGCTGCTGCTGTTCGGCGCGCTGCTGCTCGGTATCGTGCCGCTCGCCGCCTGGTTGCTGCGCGGCGCGGAGACACGGGAGGTGCCGGCATGA
- a CDS encoding glycosyltransferase family 2 protein codes for MFDVAAMRLTLTGLAPATVVRPGPPPVRRPRVSVVVPCYNYGHYLRSCVDSVLSQPGVEVDVLIVDDASPDGSASVVREIAAADDRVRAICHDRNRGHIATYNEGLSQVDGDYVVLLSADDLLTPSSLARATAVMEQHPEVGLVYGRAVAFSGDDLPPARTTATSWTLWRGRDWLADRCGTGRNPLRSPEAVMRTSVLRAVGGYNPELPHAGDLEMWMRAATVSDVAFVGGADQAYYREHAANMHLTSFQGGDPKGVLVDLAERTACFDNVLGGDPRWRDLHDLSRRTLAREALTYAVRSFEWGKAESWPVDELAAFAADTCPRPALAPLWRALALRRRVGARRSRRHPLFLPGEQVHKVRARVAHRRWQQAGI; via the coding sequence ATGTTCGACGTTGCCGCGATGCGGCTCACGCTGACCGGCCTGGCGCCGGCGACGGTGGTGCGACCGGGTCCACCACCCGTCCGGCGGCCACGCGTCTCCGTCGTGGTCCCGTGCTACAACTACGGCCACTACCTGCGCTCCTGCGTCGACAGCGTGCTGTCCCAGCCGGGCGTCGAGGTGGACGTCCTGATCGTCGACGACGCGTCGCCGGACGGCAGCGCGTCGGTCGTGCGGGAGATCGCGGCCGCCGACGACCGGGTGCGGGCTATCTGCCACGACCGCAACCGGGGGCACATCGCCACGTACAACGAGGGCCTGTCCCAGGTGGACGGTGACTACGTGGTGCTGCTGTCGGCCGACGACCTGCTGACCCCGTCGTCGCTGGCCCGTGCCACCGCCGTGATGGAGCAGCACCCCGAGGTGGGGCTGGTCTACGGCCGGGCGGTCGCGTTCAGCGGCGACGACCTGCCGCCCGCGCGGACCACGGCGACGTCCTGGACGCTGTGGCGCGGCCGGGACTGGCTGGCCGACCGCTGCGGCACCGGCCGGAACCCGCTGCGTTCCCCGGAGGCCGTGATGCGTACGTCGGTGCTGCGCGCCGTCGGCGGATACAACCCGGAGCTTCCGCACGCGGGCGACCTGGAGATGTGGATGCGGGCGGCGACGGTGTCCGACGTCGCCTTCGTCGGCGGCGCCGACCAGGCCTACTACCGCGAACACGCCGCCAACATGCACCTCACGTCGTTCCAGGGCGGCGACCCGAAGGGTGTGCTGGTGGACCTGGCGGAGCGCACCGCCTGCTTCGACAACGTCCTCGGCGGCGACCCGCGCTGGCGGGACCTGCACGACCTGTCCCGGCGCACCCTGGCCCGTGAGGCGCTGACCTACGCGGTGCGGTCGTTCGAGTGGGGCAAGGCGGAGTCGTGGCCGGTGGACGAGCTGGCCGCCTTCGCGGCCGACACCTGCCCACGGCCGGCGCTCGCGCCGCTGTGGCGGGCGTTGGCGCTGCGCCGGCGGGTGGGCGCCCGCCGTTCGCGGCGGCACCCGCTGTTCCTGCCCGGGGAGCAGGTCCACAAGGTACGCGCCCGGGTGGCGCACCGCCGCTGGCAGCAGGCCGGCATCTGA